The nucleotide sequence AATCGGCTCCCAGTCAATTAAATGTACCTATCCGTGAAGGAGGAGGCGTGCGAGATTGGTTGTGGAAGGGATCGGACAAATCCGTTAACGCGAGTTTGGAGATTATTGTTGACGATATACTTCCCAAAGCCAAATCGAATTTAATTCGATACCGCTTCGATTTCACAGAAAATGCTGGGCGGTTTGAAATAGTGGACGAATTAATAGAGAATGCTAAAGCATGGCCAGGTCATCATGATCCTTATTTCTATTATCGTTACGAGAATAATCACCCTGTCCTTAATGTAAAATCCGCCAGCGATGCAACATCTTTCCCAAGACCCCTTCGACGCGAAGATGTGGATCCAGAAAAATCTATTCTCGCCCAACGCCGCGATCCAGATTCCTATCCTGAAATTACTCGTTTGGCAGAGGTTCTTGCTTCCATACGCATCTATCGAGATTGGTCATTGGGACGATATACGCCGCCTCGCTTGCCGCAGCCTGCGGATCTTCCCAATTTGTGGCTTGAAGAAAATGCGCGCAATCTAGGACTCGTGTTGAACCGCTTGAAGCGGAATATGGAAACCAAATCGAGACTCCTTGAGATGTTCAAGGCGATATATTCCGAAGCTCAGGACTTCGATGTCATGATCGAAGGAGGAACCGTCCAGATATTCGTTCAAGAGGATCGATTTAACGTTCCCGCCACCCGTCTTTCCGATGGAACGCTGCGTTATTTGTGCCTGCTTGCGATTCTATGCGATCCATC is from Candidatus Omnitrophota bacterium and encodes:
- a CDS encoding AAA family ATPase — translated: MLIQQIQMKNFLSFGPESEAIPLRPLNLIVGPNGSGKSNLIEAIALMQSAPSQLNVPIREGGGVRDWLWKGSDKSVNASLEIIVDDILPKAKSNLIRYRFDFTENAGRFEIVDELIENAKAWPGHHDPYFYYRYENNHPVLNVKSASDATSFPRPLRREDVDPEKSILAQRRDPDSYPEITRLAEVLASIRIYRDWSLGRYTPPRLPQPADLPNLWLEENARNLGLVLNRLKRNMETKSRLLEMFKAIYSEAQDFDVMIEGGTVQIFVQEDRFNVPATRLSDGTLRYLCLLAILCDPSPPPLVCIDEPELGLHPDLINHIADALRYASQNTQLIVTTHSTDLVDAFTDEPEIILVCEKLEGCSHMKRLDKEQLAPWLEKYRLGALWTSGEIGGNRW